Proteins from a genomic interval of Pseudoalteromonas sp. MEBiC 03607:
- a CDS encoding sulfotransferase: MLNDTQQALRAHIQQLLSNKQLNDAHYLLVQRLKQNPEDHVCYFLLSEVNTAAGDINKAIKLLEKALSLASFAIYHLALAKLYVLLGKVSNAAVHYQSALQTADFSAADFDTLANIATRLGHYDDALNLQKAAYQRNKDNLQISYNLAVCFKIHGLFDEAKSLLQQLTTKQPRFYQAHYSLAELNTVLDAEQHIQKLQTLADKEKSIVEQQVYFHSLALNYEHLNDYKNAFKYFALSKQVIASKLNYQASQHHHFCQKLITQSKQQVLARSDSEFSPVFVVGMPRSGTTLVEKILNQSTQLRGIGELNDIAQLIQHATQSARVIDSEMLDKAYSSTAVTKALASYQQRAQLLSDGLISCDKQPFNFYYIDFILAAFPNAKIVCMQREWRDCSIANFRQMYSPQSVFHHYSFTLEDIASFHQDYLALVSHFANKYPENVFLQSYEQLVAEPTQQTQKLYAFCDLSWQENCLTFYKNNAASATASKKQIRQPLNKNSIGSWQNYAEFIDAGLFQ; encoded by the coding sequence ATGCTAAATGATACCCAACAAGCGCTTCGCGCTCATATCCAACAGTTGTTAAGCAACAAGCAACTAAACGATGCACATTACCTACTTGTGCAGCGCCTAAAGCAAAATCCTGAAGACCACGTTTGTTACTTTTTACTCAGCGAAGTTAACACCGCAGCTGGTGATATCAACAAAGCGATTAAACTCCTTGAAAAAGCGCTAAGCCTAGCCTCTTTTGCGATTTACCATTTAGCCCTTGCCAAGTTATACGTACTGTTAGGCAAAGTAAGTAATGCAGCTGTGCACTATCAAAGCGCGTTGCAAACAGCTGACTTTAGCGCCGCTGACTTTGATACATTAGCTAATATTGCCACCCGTTTAGGGCATTATGACGACGCTCTTAACTTGCAAAAAGCAGCCTACCAACGCAACAAGGATAACCTACAAATTAGCTATAATTTGGCGGTGTGTTTTAAAATTCACGGACTGTTCGATGAAGCTAAAAGCTTGTTACAGCAACTAACTACAAAGCAACCTCGCTTTTATCAAGCCCACTATTCGCTGGCTGAACTCAATACTGTTCTAGATGCAGAGCAACATATTCAAAAACTACAAACTTTGGCGGATAAAGAAAAAAGCATTGTTGAACAACAAGTGTATTTTCATAGTCTTGCTCTTAATTATGAGCACCTCAATGACTACAAAAATGCATTTAAGTACTTTGCACTAAGTAAGCAAGTCATAGCAAGTAAACTTAACTATCAAGCAAGCCAACACCACCACTTTTGTCAAAAGCTCATTACGCAAAGTAAGCAGCAAGTACTTGCAAGAAGTGACTCTGAGTTCTCGCCTGTTTTTGTTGTTGGTATGCCCCGCTCTGGCACAACCTTAGTTGAAAAAATCCTTAATCAAAGTACACAGCTACGAGGTATTGGGGAATTAAATGATATTGCGCAATTGATACAACACGCCACGCAATCAGCTCGTGTGATTGATAGCGAAATGCTTGATAAAGCTTATTCATCAACCGCTGTAACTAAAGCACTCGCTAGCTATCAGCAAAGAGCACAGCTGCTGAGTGATGGCCTTATAAGTTGTGATAAACAGCCATTTAACTTTTACTATATTGATTTTATTTTAGCGGCATTTCCTAATGCTAAAATCGTTTGTATGCAACGGGAGTGGCGTGATTGCAGCATTGCCAATTTTAGGCAGATGTATAGCCCGCAAAGTGTGTTTCATCACTACAGCTTTACACTTGAAGATATAGCCTCATTCCATCAAGATTACTTGGCTTTAGTCAGTCATTTTGCCAACAAGTATCCTGAAAACGTTTTTTTACAAAGCTATGAGCAATTAGTGGCCGAGCCTACCCAACAAACTCAGAAGCTCTATGCGTTTTGTGATTTAAGCTGGCAGGAAAACTGCCTAACTTTTTATAAAAACAATGCAGCATCAGCCACCGCGAGTAAAAAACAAATTCGCCAGCCACTGAATAAAAACAGTATCGGCAGCTGGCAAAATTACGCTGAGTTTATTGATGCGGGCCTGTTTCAATAG
- a CDS encoding sulfurtransferase: MKNIVSPEWLNEHLNHDNLVIFDAGMVRPGLSGEYAPKAMLPNAQRFDFKNTLADSTNPVPSMMCSSEQFTEHMQFAGVNQDSLVVIYEDQGLFSSARAWWMFKAMGFDNVKVLSGGLAKWQALGFATQASYSAASGQGNFVASPRADYFISAEQVLNSLDEQSTLTLDARPYARFTGEQAEPREGMRSGHIPNSRCLSLSTVLNDGELKPLSELQALFEQHIAPHHTQLQFSCGSGVTACAIALCADECGYANLRVYDGSWSEWGARHDLPIETGPHQ; this comes from the coding sequence ATGAAAAACATTGTCTCGCCAGAGTGGCTTAACGAGCATTTAAACCACGATAATTTGGTTATTTTTGATGCCGGAATGGTGCGTCCTGGCCTGTCTGGGGAATATGCGCCTAAAGCAATGCTACCTAATGCACAGCGTTTTGATTTTAAAAATACGCTGGCAGATAGCACTAACCCTGTACCAAGTATGATGTGCAGTAGCGAGCAGTTTACAGAACATATGCAGTTTGCGGGGGTTAACCAAGACTCACTGGTTGTAATTTATGAAGACCAAGGCTTATTCAGTTCAGCGCGTGCGTGGTGGATGTTTAAAGCCATGGGTTTTGATAACGTAAAAGTTTTAAGTGGCGGTTTAGCTAAGTGGCAGGCACTTGGCTTTGCAACACAAGCAAGCTATTCAGCTGCTTCTGGGCAAGGCAATTTTGTTGCAAGCCCGCGTGCTGATTACTTTATTAGTGCTGAGCAAGTGCTTAACTCACTTGATGAGCAAAGCACACTAACACTCGATGCACGCCCTTATGCTCGATTTACAGGAGAGCAAGCTGAGCCGCGTGAAGGTATGCGCAGTGGTCATATTCCTAATAGTCGTTGTTTATCGCTGTCAACCGTATTGAATGATGGTGAGCTTAAACCGCTTAGCGAGTTGCAGGCATTATTTGAGCAACATATAGCGCCGCATCATACCCAATTGCAATTTAGCTGTGGTTCGGGTGTGACCGCTTGTGCAATAGCATTGTGTGCCGATGAATGCGGTTACGCTAACTTACGTGTTTATGATGGCTCTTGGAGTGAATGGGGCGCTCGTCACGACCTACCTATTGAAACAGGCCCGCATCAATAA
- a CDS encoding capsular biosynthesis protein: MAFIFISRSNVHARYYKKLIKQLSFNCTLHIMGVPRLGALKYLKKASQVDFNKVIANQLLRKQARNSLWRNAIIIKVYTMFMLCVERCRFAKYYDLLKSESPEALVIWNGNKLPNITVCMAAKQLGLTTYFYENGLLPGTTSLDPSGINYAASLPRNSQFYLNFDKAKQLPFSAPELIPRINHKKRCQFDAIELPERYLFVPFQVPHDTQIACYSPWLKSMEALYDAVVASVRELADPNLKVVFKEHPSWHKHYAHLYDKDDVAIFANGNCTRELINGAEAVITINSTVGLESLLLDKQVITLGLACYNIDELVLHASDQATLIKSLEKLQNGWQANSIVRDKFFTYLKHVYCLPGVWKECTTEHVEAVEKRLTQQDTFVQLSQKES; encoded by the coding sequence ATGGCTTTTATTTTTATCTCTCGCAGCAATGTACATGCACGCTATTATAAAAAATTAATTAAACAACTATCCTTCAATTGCACACTGCATATTATGGGCGTACCGCGATTAGGCGCTTTAAAATACCTAAAAAAAGCGTCGCAAGTTGACTTTAATAAAGTTATTGCAAATCAACTTTTACGCAAGCAGGCGCGAAATAGCTTGTGGCGTAATGCAATAATCATAAAAGTTTATACGATGTTTATGTTATGTGTAGAGCGCTGCCGCTTTGCTAAGTACTATGATTTACTTAAATCAGAGTCACCCGAAGCTCTGGTAATTTGGAATGGTAATAAGCTGCCAAATATCACAGTATGTATGGCTGCTAAACAGCTAGGACTGACTACTTATTTTTATGAAAATGGGCTGCTACCGGGCACGACTAGTTTAGATCCGAGTGGTATTAACTATGCTGCATCTTTGCCAAGAAACAGTCAGTTTTATTTGAATTTCGACAAAGCGAAACAGCTACCATTTTCAGCTCCTGAGTTAATCCCTCGTATAAATCATAAAAAGCGTTGTCAATTTGATGCTATTGAGCTGCCCGAAAGGTATCTTTTTGTGCCTTTTCAAGTGCCTCATGATACACAGATAGCATGTTATTCACCTTGGTTAAAATCAATGGAAGCGTTATATGATGCAGTTGTGGCCTCGGTGAGAGAATTAGCAGATCCAAACCTTAAAGTTGTATTTAAAGAACACCCATCTTGGCATAAGCATTATGCGCACTTGTACGACAAAGACGACGTTGCAATTTTTGCAAATGGCAACTGTACTCGAGAACTCATCAATGGCGCTGAGGCAGTAATTACAATTAACTCGACAGTCGGCTTAGAGTCCTTATTACTAGATAAACAAGTGATTACCTTGGGACTTGCTTGTTACAACATTGATGAGCTTGTACTACACGCCAGTGATCAAGCTACTTTGATTAAGTCCTTAGAAAAACTACAAAATGGCTGGCAAGCAAATAGTATTGTAAGAGATAAATTTTTTACCTACTTAAAGCATGTGTATTGCTTGCCCGGTGTTTGGAAAGAATGTACAACTGAGCATGTTGAAGCGGTCGAAAAGCGCTTAACTCAGCAAGATACATTTGTACAGCTATCGCAAAAGGAAAGTTAA
- a CDS encoding adenylyltransferase/cytidyltransferase family protein — protein sequence MKRVITFGTFDIFHVGHINILERAKALGDYLIVGVSSDELNQTKKGRKPVYSESDRLKIISSLKCVDEVFVEHSLELKGEYIKNHQAHLLVMGDDWAGRFDQFKHLCDVTYLTRTPSISTTEIIEVVRQP from the coding sequence ATGAAACGTGTAATAACGTTTGGAACATTTGATATTTTCCATGTGGGTCATATTAATATTTTGGAACGGGCAAAAGCTTTGGGCGATTATTTAATCGTTGGAGTATCTTCTGATGAACTAAATCAAACTAAAAAGGGTCGTAAGCCTGTATATAGTGAATCAGACAGACTGAAAATTATTAGTTCTCTAAAGTGTGTTGATGAAGTGTTTGTCGAACACTCTCTTGAACTAAAAGGCGAATATATTAAAAATCATCAAGCTCACCTACTTGTTATGGGCGATGATTGGGCAGGACGCTTCGATCAATTTAAACATCTTTGCGATGTGACTTATTTAACGCGAACCCCTTCTATATCGACTACAGAAATAATTGAGGTCGTAAGGCAGCCATAA
- a CDS encoding CDP-glycerol glycerophosphotransferase family protein, whose protein sequence is MQLYFDVQHLYYIPQYTPVLKELLSNGHQVSMVFYENQDARSLAACKRFIEEQGINAFWLTNKEETFSFYQNSDADWVIFGNTFAGAEQLNKKTALMQHGIGPKQCYYDVSHNKTTVRFVEGEHRLQRLQALYPDGNFVDSGYAKLDPIFNQTMSHIDLSRLGLDPSKKTLLYAPTFYPSSIECMSDSFPAHCEKFNIIIKPHFFSLFKQKYKKQRTKLQRWSEFKNVYVANEHDFDLTPFLAIADIMVSDASSAIFEFAALEKPVVWCDFYKLRWSYRGIFSFRLKSRLDEDIKYFNKLCSRAGDYNELQTILNSDFCETAEFKESRKHIINKLAGKTDGRSAKRIVSYLEEHK, encoded by the coding sequence ATGCAACTATACTTTGATGTTCAACATCTTTATTACATTCCGCAGTACACCCCTGTATTAAAGGAGTTGTTATCAAATGGTCACCAAGTGTCGATGGTTTTCTATGAAAATCAAGATGCACGCAGTTTGGCTGCATGTAAAAGGTTTATAGAAGAACAGGGTATTAATGCGTTTTGGTTAACAAATAAAGAGGAAACCTTCTCTTTCTATCAAAACTCAGACGCAGATTGGGTTATTTTTGGTAATACCTTTGCCGGGGCTGAGCAGCTCAATAAGAAAACGGCGTTGATGCAACATGGTATTGGCCCCAAGCAGTGTTATTATGATGTATCGCATAATAAAACAACGGTACGTTTTGTTGAGGGAGAGCACAGGTTGCAGCGCCTCCAAGCGTTATACCCAGACGGTAACTTTGTTGATAGTGGCTACGCCAAATTAGATCCTATTTTCAACCAAACAATGAGTCATATTGACCTCAGTCGCTTAGGGTTAGACCCTAGTAAAAAAACACTTTTATATGCCCCTACTTTTTATCCAAGCTCGATAGAGTGTATGAGTGACAGTTTTCCTGCACACTGTGAGAAGTTTAATATCATCATTAAGCCGCACTTCTTTAGCTTGTTTAAACAAAAGTACAAAAAGCAGCGAACAAAACTTCAGCGATGGTCAGAGTTTAAAAATGTTTATGTAGCGAATGAGCATGACTTTGATCTAACGCCTTTTTTAGCAATCGCTGATATTATGGTATCTGATGCTTCATCAGCCATATTTGAATTTGCAGCACTTGAAAAGCCTGTCGTATGGTGTGATTTTTATAAGTTACGCTGGTCATATCGTGGTATTTTTTCATTCCGACTTAAATCTCGATTAGATGAAGATATTAAATACTTCAACAAGCTTTGCTCACGGGCAGGAGACTATAACGAGTTGCAAACTATACTTAACTCCGATTTTTGTGAGACAGCAGAGTTTAAAGAGTCAAGAAAACACATTATTAATAAACTAGCGGGTAAAACGGACGGTCGCTCAGCTAAAAGAATAGTATCTTATTTAGAGGAGCATAAATGA
- a CDS encoding group 1 truncated hemoglobin gives MKRLFILVCCITFLGCAGKSNNTVYQQIGGQQGIESLVDSFINQIGRDADILPYFKQTNVAHFRQGFIIHLCSVTNGPCEYQGDSMVDIHTGMHITEKDFNRVVELLINAMDEQQIPQTVQNKILSRLAPLRPEVINI, from the coding sequence ATGAAACGTCTTTTTATTCTAGTGTGTTGTATTACTTTTCTTGGTTGTGCAGGCAAAAGTAATAACACCGTTTATCAGCAGATAGGCGGCCAACAAGGTATTGAAAGTCTGGTCGATAGTTTTATCAATCAAATAGGCCGTGATGCTGATATTTTGCCTTATTTTAAGCAAACGAATGTTGCACACTTTCGTCAAGGATTCATTATCCACTTGTGCAGTGTTACCAATGGCCCATGTGAGTATCAAGGTGATAGCATGGTCGATATCCATACTGGCATGCATATCACTGAAAAAGATTTTAATCGAGTTGTTGAACTATTAATAAACGCGATGGATGAGCAACAGATCCCGCAAACAGTGCAAAACAAGATTTTAAGCCGTTTAGCACCCCTTCGCCCTGAAGTCATTAATATTTAG
- a CDS encoding DUF3034 family protein produces MKHLNGFFSLVLLAFASTGHAASGKLLATPGVSQVEGSAGGGIVPWAQLAGYASDNEIAINGFCSRADVSDYSLDVCGAQVNFYDRVELSYAEQRFEVPALNTDIEQSITSAKVRVYGDIVYSKWPQLSLGVQHKSLDDGSIANLLGAKDTSGTDIYLAASKLHLGALAGYNWFWNTTFRYSDANQLGLLGFGGADSDKEVLFEASTAVFLTHQLAVGVEYREKSNNLGLGEQDWQDVFIAWFPNKHVSVTAAWLDLGRIAGADDQTGWYLSVTGYW; encoded by the coding sequence ATGAAGCATCTTAATGGGTTTTTTAGCTTAGTTCTTTTAGCCTTTGCAAGTACGGGACACGCAGCTTCAGGAAAATTATTAGCAACACCAGGCGTATCGCAAGTTGAAGGCAGCGCTGGCGGCGGTATCGTACCTTGGGCGCAACTTGCGGGCTATGCAAGCGATAACGAAATAGCCATCAATGGTTTTTGTAGCCGTGCAGATGTGAGTGATTACAGCTTAGATGTATGTGGTGCACAAGTTAACTTTTATGATCGTGTGGAGCTTAGCTACGCGGAGCAGCGCTTTGAAGTTCCAGCATTAAATACCGATATTGAGCAATCAATTACTAGCGCAAAAGTACGTGTCTATGGCGATATTGTTTACAGTAAATGGCCACAGTTGAGCTTGGGTGTACAACATAAATCATTGGATGATGGGAGTATTGCAAACCTATTAGGTGCAAAAGACACCAGCGGTACTGATATCTACTTAGCTGCCAGCAAGTTGCACTTGGGCGCTCTTGCAGGTTACAACTGGTTTTGGAATACCACCTTTCGCTACAGCGATGCGAATCAACTAGGTTTGTTAGGCTTTGGCGGTGCTGATAGCGATAAAGAGGTATTATTTGAAGCATCGACAGCGGTGTTTTTAACGCACCAATTAGCTGTAGGGGTTGAGTATCGTGAAAAATCCAACAACCTTGGCTTAGGGGAGCAAGATTGGCAGGATGTGTTTATTGCCTGGTTTCCTAATAAACATGTAAGTGTAACAGCTGCGTGGCTCGATTTAGGGCGTATAGCTGGTGCTGACGACCAAACTGGTTGGTATCTTTCTGTAACAGGGTATTGGTAA
- a CDS encoding EAL domain-containing protein, whose product MINSLRGRIIALCVSLVLLTSLVSLVSSWWSANRFNDQKLLEDINVAENVFKQYLSAKESLLLTAAKVLTADFGFKQAVATQDADTISSVLNNHSRRINADVMMLIDLSGQLISANTDFNHTPSEFTPLMNQLMVNADQSNFIVLDKTLYQVILLPVRAPRTVAYSLVGFEITDLVAEELKNLTTMDVSFIGEDDGVVETSLAEQPKNNSVLAHFNTQTTQRIFGEKPVYRNRLVQLPSLPGHLVSVLLSADLTHSYREFEQLFFTIIILAAITVVIGVLTSGILAKNLTTPLSKLTSLAQQFALGNYKAEFVGNKQSTEIITLVDAFNNMGNDIKERERQISFQASHDSLTGFLTRSAMLEAMESLFEEGAEYTLVAIDIRGLRHINDKLGPRIGDDCLKAVAQRIAEFAAHSKGMNARIGGDEFLTILPARDTGQFKDAVMKMLAQLQAGYLIQSLNITLRFSVGVVHCFSQSVSPEDLMRRALIAVDTASCEHKAIHYYQEGEDEEHLERLAIIDELKQALLDDDGQLFMTYQPKLNIKTQRIDKVESLIRWQRKDGQWVSPELFIDLAEQSGVIVELTSWVVKTVVSQVAQWQQQGITMQAAINVSAQDIAYPHFYSHLAKQLEQHNLSGHLITIELTERDMIENEEQGIKALENLKTLGVKISLDDYGVGQTSLGRLKLLPIDELKLDKCFILQLDQSKQDQFIVESTVNLGHQLGFSVVAEGVENKPSLDLLIDMKCDYAQGYYLSRPLKSEQFLQWLEVYNEAS is encoded by the coding sequence ATGATTAATAGTTTAAGAGGGCGCATCATTGCATTGTGTGTGAGCCTAGTCCTTTTGACTAGCTTAGTTAGCTTGGTAAGTTCCTGGTGGTCAGCGAATCGCTTTAATGATCAAAAGTTACTTGAAGACATTAATGTTGCTGAAAATGTTTTTAAACAGTATCTAAGTGCTAAAGAAAGTTTATTACTTACAGCTGCAAAAGTGTTGACCGCTGATTTTGGGTTTAAGCAAGCGGTTGCTACTCAAGACGCAGACACAATTAGTAGTGTGTTGAATAATCACAGTCGTCGCATAAATGCTGATGTGATGATGCTAATTGATTTATCTGGGCAATTAATTTCCGCAAATACTGATTTTAATCATACGCCTAGTGAATTTACCCCATTAATGAATCAGCTTATGGTCAATGCTGATCAATCGAACTTCATTGTGTTAGATAAAACGCTTTATCAGGTCATTTTATTGCCAGTTCGAGCTCCTCGTACTGTGGCATATAGTTTAGTGGGATTTGAAATCACGGACCTTGTGGCTGAAGAGCTAAAAAATCTCACCACGATGGATGTTAGTTTTATTGGCGAAGATGATGGTGTGGTTGAAACATCACTGGCAGAGCAGCCAAAAAATAACTCAGTATTAGCGCATTTTAATACGCAAACAACACAACGTATTTTTGGTGAAAAGCCCGTTTATCGTAATCGACTTGTGCAGTTACCTTCTCTACCAGGACATTTAGTTTCTGTATTGTTAAGTGCAGATCTTACTCATAGTTACCGAGAATTTGAGCAGCTGTTTTTTACTATTATTATTCTTGCTGCCATAACGGTTGTAATAGGTGTGCTTACTAGTGGCATATTAGCAAAAAACCTTACCACTCCCTTATCAAAGCTCACCTCACTGGCACAACAATTTGCGCTTGGAAACTATAAAGCTGAGTTTGTAGGTAATAAGCAAAGTACAGAAATCATTACCTTAGTTGATGCATTTAATAACATGGGTAATGACATAAAAGAGCGTGAGCGGCAAATAAGTTTTCAAGCAAGTCATGACTCTTTAACGGGCTTTTTAACCCGCTCTGCGATGTTAGAAGCAATGGAGTCATTATTTGAAGAAGGTGCAGAATACACGCTGGTTGCAATCGATATACGTGGCTTACGTCATATCAATGATAAGTTAGGACCACGTATTGGCGATGATTGTTTAAAAGCGGTTGCACAACGTATTGCCGAATTTGCAGCGCACTCAAAAGGAATGAACGCACGTATTGGGGGGGATGAGTTTTTAACCATTCTACCAGCAAGAGATACCGGGCAGTTTAAAGATGCTGTCATGAAGATGCTTGCACAATTACAAGCGGGTTATTTAATTCAAAGCTTAAACATCACGTTACGCTTTAGTGTAGGAGTTGTGCATTGCTTTTCACAAAGTGTCAGTCCTGAAGATCTAATGAGACGAGCATTGATTGCGGTTGACACCGCTTCTTGTGAGCACAAAGCCATTCATTATTACCAAGAAGGCGAAGATGAAGAACACCTTGAGCGTTTAGCGATTATTGATGAATTAAAGCAGGCATTATTGGATGATGACGGTCAGTTGTTTATGACTTATCAACCTAAGCTAAATATTAAAACACAGCGTATTGATAAAGTTGAATCGCTGATCCGTTGGCAGCGAAAAGACGGTCAATGGGTGTCTCCAGAGTTGTTTATCGACTTAGCAGAACAGTCGGGTGTTATTGTTGAGCTGACATCATGGGTTGTGAAGACCGTGGTTTCGCAAGTTGCACAGTGGCAACAGCAAGGGATTACGATGCAAGCTGCTATTAATGTTTCTGCACAAGATATTGCCTATCCTCACTTTTATTCGCACCTAGCAAAACAGCTAGAACAACATAATTTAAGTGGCCATTTGATCACGATAGAGCTAACAGAGCGCGACATGATCGAAAATGAAGAGCAAGGCATTAAAGCGCTAGAAAACTTAAAAACATTAGGTGTAAAAATATCACTTGATGACTATGGCGTTGGGCAAACCTCATTGGGGCGCTTGAAGCTACTACCTATTGATGAGTTAAAGCTGGATAAGTGTTTTATTTTACAACTCGATCAATCGAAGCAAGATCAATTTATTGTTGAGTCAACGGTGAACTTAGGCCACCAGTTAGGTTTTTCTGTTGTAGCTGAAGGTGTTGAAAATAAACCATCGCTAGACTTATTGATAGACATGAAGTGTGATTATGCACAAGGTTACTATTTGAGTAGACCACTAAAATCAGAGCAATTTTTGCAGTGGTTAGAGGTATACAATGAAGCATCTTAA
- a CDS encoding methylamine utilization protein has product MSIFAHCARAVCGLAIFFSSINLFAADLSFVVRDQSGEPLANAVIELESSAHSSPQSLPVAIMDQVDKQFSPSVLVIQPGQSVDFPNSDNIRHHVYSFKHSKVFDIKLYSDRPEQPERFEDPGVVVLGCNIHDSMVGYIYVANSNKVIKTTADGKVTLNGVTLPTTFTVWHPNQLTPLTKKQSVTLSEQGKDVSINVQEPAPRNTFGEMFKGNND; this is encoded by the coding sequence ATGTCGATTTTTGCGCATTGTGCTCGCGCTGTGTGTGGTCTTGCAATATTTTTCAGCTCTATAAACTTATTCGCTGCAGATCTTTCGTTTGTTGTGCGTGATCAATCTGGAGAGCCTTTAGCTAACGCCGTTATTGAGCTTGAAAGTTCAGCACATTCGTCACCGCAATCCTTGCCAGTAGCGATAATGGATCAGGTAGATAAACAATTCTCACCGTCAGTTTTAGTGATCCAACCAGGGCAGTCTGTGGACTTTCCTAACAGTGATAACATTCGCCACCATGTATATTCATTCAAGCACAGTAAAGTATTTGATATTAAATTATATTCAGACCGTCCAGAGCAGCCGGAGCGCTTTGAAGACCCAGGTGTTGTTGTGCTGGGTTGTAATATTCATGACTCAATGGTGGGGTATATCTATGTGGCAAATTCGAACAAAGTCATAAAAACCACAGCTGATGGCAAAGTGACTCTTAACGGCGTGACTTTACCTACTACCTTTACTGTGTGGCATCCTAATCAATTAACACCGCTCACTAAAAAGCAATCAGTCACCTTATCTGAGCAAGGCAAAGATGTAAGCATTAACGTTCAAGAACCTGCACCACGAAACACATTTGGTGAAATGTTTAAGGGCAACAATGATTAA
- a CDS encoding phosphoribosylaminoimidazolesuccinocarboxamide synthase, producing MTSYKVLDVNDDLPIRTKGAVHSGKVRSVYWLTDEDSARLISEKGYQVPKGTELAIMVISDRISAFDCIWQGENGLNGVPGKGIALNSVASHWFKLFDKAGLAGNHIVDIPHPYVWIVRKASTVKVEAIARQYITGSMWRDYAKGTRNFCGIDLPEGLAANQKLDEVLITPSTKGIIRGVADIPEVDDVNITRENITNNLAVFNFKSEDDVAKYEQLLVEGFKLISDELAQLDQIFVDTKFEFGYVEDIDGSDKLIYIDEVGTPDSSRIWDGPAYRDGKIIENSKEGFRQLLINNVPDSDVLLNKDRMDEREQLAKDYTLPESVMLEVSNTYVGIASKIIGQEITIPADPRSEVIAILDKEYGLIKHG from the coding sequence ATGACTAGCTATAAAGTTTTAGACGTAAACGATGATTTACCGATCCGTACAAAAGGTGCGGTTCATAGTGGTAAAGTGCGTTCAGTTTATTGGTTAACTGATGAAGACAGCGCTCGTTTAATTAGTGAAAAAGGGTACCAAGTTCCAAAAGGTACTGAGCTGGCTATTATGGTTATTTCTGACCGCATTTCAGCGTTTGATTGTATTTGGCAAGGTGAAAACGGCTTAAATGGCGTGCCAGGTAAAGGGATTGCACTGAACTCAGTGGCATCTCATTGGTTTAAGTTATTTGATAAAGCAGGCCTTGCAGGTAATCACATTGTTGATATTCCTCATCCATATGTGTGGATTGTCCGTAAAGCGAGTACGGTTAAAGTAGAAGCGATTGCTCGTCAGTATATTACGGGTAGCATGTGGCGTGATTACGCTAAAGGTACGCGTAATTTCTGTGGTATTGATTTACCTGAGGGACTAGCAGCGAACCAAAAGCTAGATGAAGTGTTAATTACGCCATCAACCAAAGGTATTATCCGCGGTGTTGCTGATATTCCAGAAGTTGATGATGTGAATATCACGCGTGAAAACATCACGAATAACTTAGCTGTTTTTAACTTTAAGTCTGAAGACGATGTCGCTAAATACGAGCAATTACTTGTTGAGGGCTTTAAGCTGATTAGTGATGAACTTGCACAGCTAGACCAAATCTTTGTCGATACTAAGTTTGAATTTGGTTATGTTGAAGACATTGATGGCTCAGATAAGCTTATTTACATCGATGAAGTGGGTACACCTGATTCATCACGCATTTGGGATGGCCCTGCTTATCGTGACGGTAAAATTATTGAAAACTCAAAAGAGGGTTTCCGTCAGTTATTAATTAATAACGTGCCAGACAGCGACGTGTTATTAAATAAAGACCGCATGGATGAGCGTGAGCAGTTAGCAAAAGATTACACATTGCCAGAATCTGTGATGCTTGAAGTGTCTAATACCTATGTTGGCATTGCCAGCAAAATAATTGGTCAAGAAATTACGATTCCAGCTGATCCTCGTAGTGAGGTCATTGCGATATTAGATAAAGAGTACGGCTTAATTAAGCACGGTTAA